ATTGATGCAGGAGCAAGTTTGATTGATATTAAATTAGAAAAAGGTGGTATAAAAAAAATTGAGGTTTATGACAATGGCAAAGGTATTCACTCTGATGACATTGAATACGTTTTTGAGAGGCACACAACAAGTAAGATAAAATCGGTTGACGACATTTTTAAAATTACAACAATGGGTTTTAGAGGAGAGGCACTTTGTGCAATTTCAAGCGTCTCGAAGGTCACTCTTATCTCAAGGCACTATGAACAGGAACAAGGGTGTAAGGTAGAGGTTGAAGGTGGAAAAGTTCTTTCGAAAACCATATATCCTTTTGAAAAAGGGACAAAAATTACAATTGAAGACCTTTTTTATAATACACCAGCGAGGCTAAAATTTTTAAAATCACCTTCTACTGAGCAAAAATACTGTATTGAAGTTGTTGAAAAGATTTCAATCTGCTATCCAGAGATTTCTTTTAGGATGCAGGTAGACAATAAAAGGCAACTTTTTACACCAGGGGATAGTAAAGTAGAGTCTGCTATTGCCTCAGTTTTTGGGTCAGAGATTTTAAAAAACCTCATTGACTTTTCACACCAAGAAAAAGGTTTAAAAGTATGGGGCTTTTTTGTAAACCCAGTTTTGAGTAAGTCAACAAGAAGCGGTTATCACTTTTATGTCAATAGAAGATTTATAAGAAGCAAGCTTCTTTCCACTTGTATTGATGAGGCTTTTAAAAATTCAATTTTGACAGGTAGATTTCCCATTGTATTTTTGTTTATAGAAATAAATCCTGTTGACATTGATGTAAATGTTCACCCTGCAAAACTTGAGATAAAGTTCAGAGATGAAAGATATGTTTATAACACTGTATATAAGACAGTTTCAAGTGCACTTCAGTCAGAAAAAATGATTCCAAAACCTACTTTAGATAGTCTTTATTTGCCCCAAACTTTACAAGATGTTAAAATGGTAAAAAAACTTTGGTCTTATACACAAGAACAACAAAGCGAAGAAAAAGCGTTTCAAGAAAATTTGAATGAATTTTTGAAAATTGAGGAACAACTTGATTTTTCGAAAGTAGAGGTAGAAAAAGAGAGCAAAGATGTCATAACTGTATTTTCAGAAGAGTTTAATGTTGAGACTTATAAGATAGTGGGATATGCTTTTGATACCTATATCATTGTACAAAAAGAGGATAGCCTTTATCTTATAGACCAGCATGCTGTTCATGAAAGAAGATTGTTTGAAGTTTTGAAAGAAGAAATTCTTCAGAATAAAATCCAAAGACAGATACTGCTCTCTCCAATTATAGTTGAGCTTCCAATTTCTCAAAAAGAGTTTGTCTTAGAAAATGTCCACTTTTTCGAAAAACTTGGTTTTGAAATAGGTGATTTTGGGAAAAATGAAATAGTGGTAAGAACATATCCACTTTTATTTAAAAGTGCAGTTGATAAGTTTTTCATAGGTGATATAATTGAGATGATTTACAATGAATCAGTAGCAGAGGGTATAACCCACTTTTCAGAGGAATTGCTCAAAAAGATAGCATGCAGAGCAGCAGTTAAAGGCAATATGAATATTTCAGATTTAGAAAAAGAAGAAATAGTAAAGCTTGTTCTTGTTGAGAAGAAGATATTCAACTGTCCTCATGGAAGGCCTGTTGTTGTTGAAATTCAAAAAAGGGATATTGAAAAGATGTTCAAAAGGATTGTTTGATAAAAATAAGATTTTGGGAAAAAGGTGAAATAAAGAAGATGCAAAAAATTCCTTTGATTGTAATTGCAGGTCTTACTGCAACTGGAAAGACGGATGTTGCAATTGAGCTTGCTCAGCTGATAGATGGCGAAATTGTCTCTGCAGATTCTATGTGTGTCTATAAGTATATGGACATTGGCACTGCTAAACCAACCAAAGAGCAAAGACAAATAGTAAAACACTATGTGATTGACGTTGTCTACCCTGATGAAGATTACAATGTAGCGTTATTCCAAAAAGATGCAACAAAAGCAATAGATGAGATTTATCAAAAAGGCAAAATTCCGCTTCTTGTTGGTGGTACAGGATTTTATATAAAATCGATTGTGGATGAGATTGAGTTTCCTGAGATGGGGGACTCAAAACAGGTACGTCAAAACCTTTATAAAGAGCTTGATGAAAAGGGGAATATGTATCTTTATGAAATGCTTAAAAATATTGACAGCAAGGCTGCACAGTCTGTTCATCCGAATAATGTAAAAAGGGTTATAAGGTATTTGGAAATTTACTTTCTCACTGGCAAAAAGCCGACAGATTTTTTGGACAAGGTGAGGAAAAAAGGTTCTAAAAAGTATAATATACTACCTTTGTGTTTTGTGATGGAAAGGTCTCTTCTTAAAGAGAGAATTGATACAAGGGTTGAGAAAATGTTTAAAATGGGCCTTGTAAATGAGGTGAAGATGCTGCTTGAAATGGGGTATTCAAAGGACTTAAAGTCTATGCAAGGACTTGGATACAAGCAGGTAATACCATACATTGAAGGTAAGATTACTTTAGATGAGGCAAAAGAGGAGCTTAAACTGCGAACTAAACAGTTTGCAAAGAGGCAGAGTATTTGGTTTAAGTATCAAGGGGATTTTATATTCTTGGATGTAGGTAACCTTGAATTTAAAGAAGTTGTGAAAAAATGTTTTGAACTTTGCAAAAGTGTGGTATAATTTAAGAAAAACATATAAAAATTATAATATAAAAAACTTTTAAGTTTGGGGAGGAATACATAAGGTGGCAAAAGGAAATTTGAACTTGCAGGATTTATTTTTGAACCAGCTTCGAAAAGAAAAAGTCAACGTTACGATCTTTTTACTGAGTGGATTCCAACTGAAAGGAGTTATCAAAGGTTTTGATAACTTTACATTGGTGGTAGAGACAGAGAATAATAAACAGCAGCTTATTTACAAACATGCAATTTCATCTATTCTGCCATCAAAGCCAATAAACTACATGGCTCAAGCTCAAAACTCACAAGCGCAAAACACAGCTTCTCAGCAAAGTAACACTAACCAAAATCAAGAGTCAAAATAAAAAAGCGTAAAAAATCTCTTTAAAGAAAGCTCATGAGACTTTAAAATCATGAGCTTTCTTTAATTTTTTAAAGCAAGTAAGTAAGAAGGGCGGGGCAAAAATTGAAGGTTGACTTTGAGGCTTTGGGTAGATTTTTTAATTTTGACAAGGGACTAATCAATATAGCACAGCAAGCACTTGAAAGTGTAAAAGAGATTTTTGAAGAGATAGAGAAAATAAAATCATACAACCAGCTCAAAATCTTAAACGCATTTCAAAAAAATAAACTTTCTTATACACATTTGAACAAAACAGATGGTTATGGCTATTCAGACAGTGGTAGAGATGTAATTGAAAGAATATATTCTGATGTATTTGGCTGTGAGGATTCGCTTGTGAGAATTCAGTTTGTTTCAGGTACTCAGGCAATCTCAACAATGCTATTTGGAGTGCTGCGACCGAGCGATGTACTTTTGTCTATTTGTGGACAGCCTTATGACACACTTCAAAAGGTCATTGGGATAAAAAGTGGAGGTCATGGTACTCTTATTGATTTTGGCATAAGGTATGAAGAGATTGACTTAAAAAATAATAGCTTTGACTTTGACAAAATTGAAAAGGTGCTAAAAGAAAGAAAAATAAAGGCAGTTTTTATCCAGCGCTCAAGAGGGTACTCTTTAAGAGAGTCAATCTCTGTTGAAAAGATAAAAGAAGTGACACGGTTTATAAAGAGAATTAGTCCTGATACCATCATAATGGTTGACAACTGTTATGGTGAGTTTGTGGAAAAGCTTGAACCAACAGAGGTTGGAGCAGATTTAATAGCAGGTTCACTCATTAAAAACCCGGGTGGAACAATTGCATCATGTGGAGGTTATATTGCCGGCAAAAAAGAGCTGGTTGAGATGTGTGCAGACAGGCTCAACACCCCTGGTATGGGCAAAGAGGTAGGACCTTCACTTGGCTTTAACAGAGAGATATTACAAGGGCTTCTATTTGCACCTCATATTGTTGCTGAGAGTTTAAAGGTTGCAGTTTTTACAGCTTATATTATGGAAAGGTTAGGCTTTAAGGTTTTACCACGGTACAACCAGTATAGAACAGACATAATTCAGTCAATTGTGTTTGGAAATGAAAAAGAATTGATTAGCTTTTGTCAGGGGATTCAAAAAGGCTGCCCTGTTGACAGCAATGTTTTACCCGAGCCATGGGATATGCCAGGGTATTCTCACAAAGTAATAATGGCAGCAGGTGGATTTGTGCAGGGCACATCCTTAGAACTTTCATGTGATGCACCGATAAGAGAACCTTATGTTGCATATCTGCAGGGTAGTTCTTCATTCGAAATAGGAGTTGTGGGGATTTTAAAGGCTATTGAGAGACTTAGGAGGATGTAAATTCTTACATCCTCCTAATAAGTCCTATTACTTTTCCAAGGATTTTCACGTCTTTTACAATTATAGGGTCCATTGCTTTGTTTTCGGGTTGTAGCCTTATGTGATCACTTTCTTTAAAAAATCTTTTAACAGTTGCTTCCTCGTCAATTAATGCAACAACAATATCTCCATTTTCGGCAACATTTTGTCTTCTTACAATTATAATATCATTGTCGAAAATTCCTGCATCAATCATACTATCTCCTTTAACTCTTAGCAAAAATGCATCTTCTGTTCCAACCAAGTCATAGGGTAGGGTTATAGTATCTTCGATGTTTTCAACAGCTAAGATGGGTTCACCTGCAGTGACTTTCCCAACAAGAGGGAGCTGAATGACATTTCTGTGGACATAAAAATCGTCATCTACGATCTCAATTGCTCTTGGTTTTGAAGGATCGCGCCTTATATAGCCTTTTTTCTCTAAGCGGGTTAAGTGCCCATGTACAGTTGAAGTTGATTTTAAGCCCGTTGCCTCACATATCTCTCTCACAGCAGGTGGATAGCCTTTTTCTTTAATTCTCTTTTTTATAAACTCTAATATTTCCTCTTGCTTTTTTGTAAGCTGTTTCTTCATTTAAAGTATCCCCTTTTCAATTTGTTTATTTTAAATAGATTATAACATAAAAACATATATTCTTCAAACTTTTGTTTAGCATTTTTCTTTGCAAAGAATCTCTAAATTCTTTTAAAATACTTCTTGTATACAAGATACAATTTGGTTTATAATATATAGGGTGTAATAATGTTAAATAATAAACGAAAGGGGCTTTTAAAGATGGCATTTATTGATACAATAATAGAAAAGGCAAAGTCAAATATAAAAACAATTGTACTTCCTGAAAGCTATGAAGAGAGAAATTTAAAAGCCGCAAGTATTGTGTTGAAAGAGAAGATTGCAAAGATTGTTTTAATTGGTAAGGAAGATGAGATTAAAAAAGAAGCGACAAAGTTTGGTGCAAATGTGGATGATGCAATCTTTATTGACCCAGACAATTTTGATAGGTTTGATGAGTTTGTGAATGATTTTTATGAACTGAGAAAAAACAAAGGTGTGACACTTGAAGATGCGAGAAAGATCATGAAAGACCCAATGTACTTTGGCGTTATGCTGGTGTACAAGGGTTTAGCAGATGGAATGGTATCTGGTGCAATTCACTCAACTGCGGATACACTGCGCCCAGCACTTCAAATCTTAAAAACAGCACCGGGTGTAAAGCTTGTTTCAAGCTTTTTTATTATGGTTGTTCCAAACTGCGAATATGGAGAAAATGGTGTATTTTTGTATGCTGACGCGGGCCTAAATCCAAATCCCAATGCTGAAGAGCTTGCTGATATTGCCATAACCTCTGCGAAGAGCTTTGAAGCCTTGGTTGGAAAGACTCCAAAGGTTGCAATGCTCTCATATTCAACAAAGGGTTCTGCAAAGTCAGAGATGGTTGACAAAGTTGTTGAGGCAACAAGGATTGCAAAAGAGAAAGCACCAGATCTTTTGATAGATGGTGAACTTCAGGCAGACGCAGCACTTGTACCTTCTGTTGCAAAGTTAAAAGCACCAGGCAGCCCTGTTGCAGGCCAGGCAAATGTATTAATCTTCCCTGATCTTGATGCCGGCAATATTGCATACAAGCTGACAGAGAGACTTGCAAAAGCTGAGGCGTATGGACCTATTACCCAGGGAATAGCAAAGCCTGTAAATGACTTGTCAAGAGGTTGCAAAGCAGAAGACATTGTTGGTGTTGTTGCTATCACTGCTGTTCAGGCAATGATGAAATAAAAGATTAAAGGGGTAAGATAATAATGAAGGTATTAGTATTAAATTCAGGAAGCTCGTCATTAAAATACCAGTTTATTGATACTGAAACAGAGGTTGCTCTATGTAGAGGTGTTGTTGACAGAATTGGTTTGTCGGGAGCGTTTATAAGACACCAGAAAAATGGACAGGAGATTATAAAAGAGCAAGAGGTAAAAGACCACAATGTGGCAATAAAACTTGTTTTGGAGATGTTAACACATCCTCAGATGGGGATAATAAAGTCAATGGATGAGATTGATGCAATTGGCCACAGAGTTGTTCATGGTGGGGAGTATTTTAGTGATGCTGTTGTTGTCAATGAAGATGTAAAAAAGGCAATAAAAGAGTGTATAGAGCTTGCTCCCCTTCACAACCCTGCAAACCTTACGGGAATTGAAGCGTGCGAAAAAGAAATTCCAGGGAAGCCAAACGTTGCTGTATTTGACACAGCTTTCCATCAAACAATGCCAAAGTATGCTTACATGTATTCACTTCCATATGAGGTGTATGAGAAGTACAAGATTAGAAAATACGGATTTCATGGTACATCACACAAATATGTTGCGATAAAGGCAGCTGAGTACTTAAAGAGACCTTTAGAGGAACTAAAGCTTATAACATGCCACCTTGGAAATGGTTCAAGTGTTTGTGCAATAAAGTATGGTAAATCAGTTGACACAAGCATGGGCTTTACACCATTAGCTGGGCTTG
This Caldicellulosiruptor changbaiensis DNA region includes the following protein-coding sequences:
- the mutL gene encoding DNA mismatch repair endonuclease MutL, with the protein product MRELNRLSEEITHILAAGEVVERPASCLKEVIENSIDAGASLIDIKLEKGGIKKIEVYDNGKGIHSDDIEYVFERHTTSKIKSVDDIFKITTMGFRGEALCAISSVSKVTLISRHYEQEQGCKVEVEGGKVLSKTIYPFEKGTKITIEDLFYNTPARLKFLKSPSTEQKYCIEVVEKISICYPEISFRMQVDNKRQLFTPGDSKVESAIASVFGSEILKNLIDFSHQEKGLKVWGFFVNPVLSKSTRSGYHFYVNRRFIRSKLLSTCIDEAFKNSILTGRFPIVFLFIEINPVDIDVNVHPAKLEIKFRDERYVYNTVYKTVSSALQSEKMIPKPTLDSLYLPQTLQDVKMVKKLWSYTQEQQSEEKAFQENLNEFLKIEEQLDFSKVEVEKESKDVITVFSEEFNVETYKIVGYAFDTYIIVQKEDSLYLIDQHAVHERRLFEVLKEEILQNKIQRQILLSPIIVELPISQKEFVLENVHFFEKLGFEIGDFGKNEIVVRTYPLLFKSAVDKFFIGDIIEMIYNESVAEGITHFSEELLKKIACRAAVKGNMNISDLEKEEIVKLVLVEKKIFNCPHGRPVVVEIQKRDIEKMFKRIV
- the miaA gene encoding tRNA (adenosine(37)-N6)-dimethylallyltransferase MiaA, which produces MQKIPLIVIAGLTATGKTDVAIELAQLIDGEIVSADSMCVYKYMDIGTAKPTKEQRQIVKHYVIDVVYPDEDYNVALFQKDATKAIDEIYQKGKIPLLVGGTGFYIKSIVDEIEFPEMGDSKQVRQNLYKELDEKGNMYLYEMLKNIDSKAAQSVHPNNVKRVIRYLEIYFLTGKKPTDFLDKVRKKGSKKYNILPLCFVMERSLLKERIDTRVEKMFKMGLVNEVKMLLEMGYSKDLKSMQGLGYKQVIPYIEGKITLDEAKEELKLRTKQFAKRQSIWFKYQGDFIFLDVGNLEFKEVVKKCFELCKSVV
- the hfq gene encoding RNA chaperone Hfq; the encoded protein is MAKGNLNLQDLFLNQLRKEKVNVTIFLLSGFQLKGVIKGFDNFTLVVETENNKQQLIYKHAISSILPSKPINYMAQAQNSQAQNTASQQSNTNQNQESK
- a CDS encoding methionine gamma-lyase family protein; its protein translation is MKVDFEALGRFFNFDKGLINIAQQALESVKEIFEEIEKIKSYNQLKILNAFQKNKLSYTHLNKTDGYGYSDSGRDVIERIYSDVFGCEDSLVRIQFVSGTQAISTMLFGVLRPSDVLLSICGQPYDTLQKVIGIKSGGHGTLIDFGIRYEEIDLKNNSFDFDKIEKVLKERKIKAVFIQRSRGYSLRESISVEKIKEVTRFIKRISPDTIIMVDNCYGEFVEKLEPTEVGADLIAGSLIKNPGGTIASCGGYIAGKKELVEMCADRLNTPGMGKEVGPSLGFNREILQGLLFAPHIVAESLKVAVFTAYIMERLGFKVLPRYNQYRTDIIQSIVFGNEKELISFCQGIQKGCPVDSNVLPEPWDMPGYSHKVIMAAGGFVQGTSLELSCDAPIREPYVAYLQGSSSFEIGVVGILKAIERLRRM
- the lexA gene encoding transcriptional repressor LexA, with amino-acid sequence MKKQLTKKQEEILEFIKKRIKEKGYPPAVREICEATGLKSTSTVHGHLTRLEKKGYIRRDPSKPRAIEIVDDDFYVHRNVIQLPLVGKVTAGEPILAVENIEDTITLPYDLVGTEDAFLLRVKGDSMIDAGIFDNDIIIVRRQNVAENGDIVVALIDEEATVKRFFKESDHIRLQPENKAMDPIIVKDVKILGKVIGLIRRM
- the pta gene encoding phosphate acetyltransferase: MAFIDTIIEKAKSNIKTIVLPESYEERNLKAASIVLKEKIAKIVLIGKEDEIKKEATKFGANVDDAIFIDPDNFDRFDEFVNDFYELRKNKGVTLEDARKIMKDPMYFGVMLVYKGLADGMVSGAIHSTADTLRPALQILKTAPGVKLVSSFFIMVVPNCEYGENGVFLYADAGLNPNPNAEELADIAITSAKSFEALVGKTPKVAMLSYSTKGSAKSEMVDKVVEATRIAKEKAPDLLIDGELQADAALVPSVAKLKAPGSPVAGQANVLIFPDLDAGNIAYKLTERLAKAEAYGPITQGIAKPVNDLSRGCKAEDIVGVVAITAVQAMMK
- a CDS encoding acetate/propionate family kinase, yielding MKVLVLNSGSSSLKYQFIDTETEVALCRGVVDRIGLSGAFIRHQKNGQEIIKEQEVKDHNVAIKLVLEMLTHPQMGIIKSMDEIDAIGHRVVHGGEYFSDAVVVNEDVKKAIKECIELAPLHNPANLTGIEACEKEIPGKPNVAVFDTAFHQTMPKYAYMYSLPYEVYEKYKIRKYGFHGTSHKYVAIKAAEYLKRPLEELKLITCHLGNGSSVCAIKYGKSVDTSMGFTPLAGLAMGTRSGTIDPAVILYLMEKENMDVKQMNDFLNKKSGVLGISGVSSDFRDLEKAANEGNERAQLAIDMFCYRVKKYIGEYAAVLGGVDAIVFTAGIGENNPVVREKCVTDLEYMGVLYDKEKNFNAEKGKVFEINKPESKVKVLIVPTNEELMIARETKRLLEK